The following coding sequences lie in one Oncorhynchus kisutch isolate 150728-3 linkage group LG3, Okis_V2, whole genome shotgun sequence genomic window:
- the LOC109886640 gene encoding ankyrin repeat domain-containing protein 11 isoform X1 — MPKGGGSKTPQLEDFPLNTDMVEKQSGKKDKVLSNKTPKLDRSDGVKEMKEKASKRKLPFTVGANGDQKDSDSEKQGPERKRIKKEPTNTRKSGLPFGMGMPGIRAGYPLSERQQVALLMQMTAEESVNSPDTTPKHQSQSSLGQKGTPNSASKTKDKVNKRNERGETRLHRSAIRGEARRIKELISEGADVNVKDFAGWTALHEACNRGYYDVAKQLLAAGAEVNTKGLDDDTPLHDASNNGHFKVVKLLLRYGGDPRQSNRRGETALKVANSPTMLNLLLGKGTYTSSEESSSESSEEEDAPSFAPSSSVDGNNTDSEFEKGLKLKGKKGLDQPLSTTTTPVKDEYEFDEDDEEERVPPVDDKHLLKKEFRKESPSVTKAGGLISVPKGEVVKTYSKSNSLTPKKAVRRILSDSSDEDDGTLCFTPMPTPRQPVPPTNTKARDSATLSSKQQKEKTKVKKKRKKETKNVSKEVRFGKVNDKFCTSDSDCGDIGSEDDEGSMKNSNCIKDSTMSLKESSEFSTHSASSSSSSHGSMSSQKLTPSLTEHNPKQWRTDGWKTVSSPVWSDVSSLSDSVRTRLSSESDYSSADSSVESVKQVRKKAQENRRKNNVHTNALDKKNSDFHKNSNTDSTVSKTDKDGKVLKKHKVKHKHKNKEKEKAPSLVLNQDMNEKFVKSFSFDFDDSRQKSLLVETESPAESKVKLSKHEKEHLKKEDRLSKGKSEDRDWSSGKEVQRTAKEEKSKKTKESTKEKPSKEEREKPLKTEKERSLKEKEKPKEEKQQKTQKEEKKKKSKDKSSKPDRKSSEQKEEKHIKVDKEKNSREEKEKSKKEKVLKEEPDYEVYDVSNRFLNLEDTKLSASDDHHDRWVSDLSSDCDLYGDDSWDAPPVKDYKEYKASNTVKLIVETEKIESRDRRKENKIKDKKLDHNDKRSEKEPTSKKKEKDSSEKICDKKKDLTEKQKLNSSHSVEKEKKRKESADTVKEKKEKDSTDSSRDRKDSYEFTKERKDLKIKQESIRDDYGNDASVKETETVSKPCEIRERNHSGKEKERKGDGVEKREKTKADKHKEKPKDRSIEQDKEKPEKTSTEKLLKEKDTDRGSKDKKEGAKDKHKDKDRKVSSEQTKDKKEKASQDKHADRDKDVLEVKKEERKPEKVKPEKTWYKIADIFTDESEDEEDNYNGGVAKLSDSLGLSDSHRKDSTSDRDELDHFQTEKPRKYSAEAKHTSEKQKEKDHKKKDKTTFDMGKERKGSLEKHKKDKDSVDAKHKERKDRMSVDSNQEKKNKQKLLDKRDANEEKTKSKYKDKQDHVNDRKPSKGSGENEKSLLEKLEEEAMNDYKDDSNDKNSELSSDSFTDQGHEPVLSSYYDSSNISLPDITDERRDSLSISNPQDKFREKERHRHSSSSSSKKSHDKEKDKVKKEKGDKQDKIEEIRESYGRRESLPFEKEPMPLEADPYTFPFGSKGDKDEFDKTLEFEKEMSKKADKDKLSTVISDKIKDKKKKEKHKEKVKEEKHKYTDGFGSLKHSKEEIKCGMKESPQMTNLKERSKEDSPKFDVKKERNRDSLDKDSRADHVKSKVKEENEKVIQSKDTARKDNRPRSKLLVDGDLRLTSFGQMLGLKDQEIEERHKKHKERMKQMEKLRHRSGDPKLRDKMKSTEEIKKNRNELSSKKSNSLESALKEKKLKDIGLPAQMMSPERKPQPIDPQNSKDWLAGHQMKENLPASPRQDQNRPTGVPTPTSVISCPSYEEIMQTPRTPSCSAEDYPDIMFDGLDCQNSSAMAMSMNACSPSFFDRYSNSSHTFQEGTCITPAKNLQLPLVSRSASSDVRRPLEEEFKAEAGKFLQHILPDASEFDLAASQPPENKSASVERLECLSPPYFSPIRMLSPGLELAEPALDGATTAMAGTETCEHLPESVYNNFLMKPSTPVHRPDPQEPCLDIAAPPTPAPAALPPLDIDDLSEPHQSEQSLVPSDPVSGSEYLPPVVEEEEEEDYEEEGEEEEEEEEEEEGDLDEPTDSDHHAAEETRDVCSFSPPRVEEPLRKSWAESPDRRVIEVHQLTPPHPPPNQVENSSDHTISWNSEMILKSPQRTYGEIEAAVSKITSPFSHSDSDLQHITAIPGHPSVTPPYAAYRSYVPDPDFDEQKEAVEDIPISPARPEMTPMELEPNYLTTTSSSTRLESFFTDCKPNLEDNHQMDSELSCAVQVGRQNSHGFTSESHMPLAVSNEPVVPWTDPFSATVDELDDLGPFSLPDLPSLSLPTSLPDKEMPELDVRDAEPADYKPPSAHIRPPAIETIEGEELMEVDLPILAKPLCPPEVLTLNDSLHDLVVPSPKHNFQPEFESEPQNVPEINLVKTQIFENRATYEETDDSDGNMFSAVDTNNTQLHKQMSLTESLSVVITPCMDSLTTVKPEQSGQVSDPFVGPTCSPVPSVPLPVAVTISGTVHVSEALETTSKLTVTLTTLSTDLPKKVEEFPPQRMTRNRAQMLAKQENTTTTTKKPSSRVVAESTTTSIIPSSVIPPSVPTPVTMSMAVTTTTPIPTPTFVPFVVLEKEKELVTTISTTAAITPTPPPPPPVVVSKTKGRPVEEEESQTQHPRKRKFPKPQVQLVNTAMQQTREMIQQTLAVIVNAIKLDDIEPYHSDRSNPYFEYLQIRKKIEEKRKILCYITPQAPQCYAEYVTYTGSYLLDGKPLSKLHIPVIAPPPSLSEPLKELFRQQETVRGKLRLQHSIEREKLIVSCEQEVLRVHCRAARTIANQAVPFSACTMLLDSEVYNMPTESQVRLWVVKKGDENKSVRDRFNARQFISWIQDVDDKYDRMKTCLLMRQQHEAAALNAVQRMEWQLKVQELDPAVHKSLCVNEVPSFYVPMVDVNDDFVLLPA; from the exons aaAAGCAAGGTCCGGAACGGAAGCGCATTAAAAAGGAGCCCACCAACACCAGGAAGTCAGGCCTGCCGTTTGGGATGGGCATGCCAGGGATCCGGGCCGGGTACCCCCTCTCTGAGCGGCAGCAGGTGGCTCTTCTCATGCAGATGACGGCTGAAGAGTCAGTCAACAGTCCAG ACACAACACCAAAGCATCAGTCACAGTCAAGTCTGGGCCAGAAGGGAACGCCAAACTCTGCATCTAAAACCAAAGACAAAGTAAACAAGAGAAATGAGAGGGGCGAGACGAGGCTTCACCGGTCAGCCATCCGTGGAGAGGCACGCCGCATCAAGGAGCTCATCAGTGAGGGAGCGGACGTGAATGTAAAAGACTTCGCAG GCTGGACTGCACTGCATGAAGCGTGCAACCGAGGCTACTACGACGTGGCCAAGCAGCTGCTGGCAGCCGGTGCAGAGGTCAACACCAAGGGCCTGGATGACGACACCCCTCTGCATGACGCATCAAACAACGGGCACTTCAAG GTGGTAAAGTTGCTTTTAAGGTATGGAGGGGACCCTCGACAAAGCAACAGAAGGGGTGAAACTGCGTTGAAGGTTGCTAACTCCCCAACGATGCTCAATCTGTTGCTTGGAAAAGGCACGTATACCTCCAGTGAGGAGAGCTCGTCAG aATCTTCAGAGGAAGAAGATGCCCCATCATTTGCCCCATCCAGTTCGGTGGATGGAAATAACACAGACTCCGAGTTTGAGAAGGGCCTGAAGCTGAAAGGGAAGAAAGGGCTGGATCAGCCCCTATCCACAACAACCACCCCCGTCAAGGACGAGTATGAGTTTGACGAGGACGATGAGGAAGAGCGCGTCCCTCCAGTGGACGACAAGCACTTGCTCAAGAAAGAGTTCCGCAAGGAGTCTCCCAGTGTCACCAAGGCTGGCGGCTTAATTTCAGTACCGAAGGGGGAGGTGGTCAAAACCTATTCCAAAAGCAACTCGCTCACACCAAAGAAGGCTGTTAGACGGATTCTCTCTGACAGCTCAGACGAGGATGATGGAACGTTGTGTTTCACACCTATGCCCACACCACGGCAACCAGTGCCACCTACTAATACCAAGGCCCGGGACTCTGCTACACTGAGCTCTAAGCAGCAGAAAGAGAAGACTAAAGttaagaagaagaggaagaaggagacAAAAAATGTCAGTAAGGAGGTCAGATTTGGTAAAGTCAATGACAAATTCTGCACTTCTGACTCTGATTGTGGGGACATAGGgagtgaggatgatgaaggctCTATGAAGAACTCGAACTGTATAAAGGACTCCACAATGAGCCTAAAAGAATCCTCTGAGTTCAGTACTCACTCtgcatcctcttcttcctcttctcatGGAAGCATGAGCTCTCAGAAACTGACACCCTCGCTGACAGAGCATAACCCAAAGCAGTGGAGGACAGACGGCTGGAAGACTGTGTCATCACCTGTATGGTCAGATGTAAGCTCTCTCTCTGACTCGGTTAGAACAAGGCTTTCCAGTGAGTCGGACTACTCCTCTGCCGACTCGAGTGTCGAGTCAGTGAAACAGGTGAGAAAGAAAGCACAGGAAAACAGAAGGAAAAACAATGTGCACACCAATGCACTAGACAAAAAGAACTCTGACTTTCACAAGAACTCCAACACAGATAGTACGGTCTCCAAAACGGATAAAGATGGCAAAGTGTTGAAAAAGCATAAAGTCAAACACAAGCACAAAAACAAAGAGAAAGAAAAGGCTCCCAGTTTAGTGCTCAATCAAGACATGAACGAGAAATTTGTTAAAAGCTTCTCATTTGATTTTGATGATTCAAGGCAGAAGTCACTCCTTGTTGAGACGGAGTCCCCAGCTGAAAGCAAGGTCAAGCTGTCTAAACATGAAAAAGAGCATTTGAAAAAGGAGGACAGGTTGTCGAAGGGCAAATCTGAGGACAGAGACTGGTCTTCTGGAAAAGAGGTGCAAAGAACTGCTAAGGAGGAGAAATCCAAGAAAACAAAAGAGTCCACCAAGGAGAAACCTagcaaggaggagagggaaaagccCTTGAAAACTGAAAAAGAAAGGAGCCTCAAGGAAAAAGAGAAGCCCAAGGAGGAGAAACAACAAAAGACtcaaaaggaggagaagaagaaaaagtcAAAGGACAAGTCATCTAAACCAGACAGGAAGAGCAGTGAGCAAAAAGAAGAAAAACATATTAAGGTGGATAAGGAGAAAAATTCCAGGGAGGAGAaggaaaaatctaagaaagaaaagGTTCTGAAGGAAGAGCCTGATTATGAAGTCTATGATGTCAGTAACCGTTTCTTAAACCTAGAAGACACCAAGCTCAGTGCCTCAGACGACCACCACGACCGATGGGTGTCAGACCTTTCCTCTGACTGCGACCTATATGGAGATGACAGCTGGGATGCTCCTCCTGTGAAGGACTACAAAGAATATAAAGCAAGCAACACTGTAAAGCTGATCGTTGAGACTGAAAAAATAGAGAGCAGAGACCGGAGGAAGGAGAACAAAATCAAAGACAAGAAATTAGATCATAATGACAAACGGTCAGAGAAAGAGCCTACCTCcaagaagaaagagaaagactCTTCAGAAAAAATCTGTGACAAGAAAAAGGATTTGACCGAAAAACAGaaactcaactccagccactctGTGGAAAAGGAGAAGAAACGAAAGGAATCTGCAGATACTGtcaaagagaagaaagagaaggacTCCACGGACAGCAGTAGAGACCGAAAAGATTCCTATGAGTTCACTAAAGAAAGAAAGGACTTGAAAATCAAACAGGAGTCCATAAGAGACGATTATGGGAACGATGCTTCCGTCAAAGAAACTGAAACTGTCAGCAAACCATGTGAAATTAGAGAGAGGAACCACTCtggaaaagagaaggagagaaagggagatggggtggaaaagagagaaaagacaaAAGCTGACAAACACAAGGAAAAGCCTAAAGACCGATCCATAGAACAGGACAAGGAGAAGCCTGAGAAGACCTCAACTGAGAAGCTTCTGAAAGAAAAGGACACAGACAGAGGCTCTAAAGACAAGAAGGAGGGAGCtaaagacaaacacaaagacaagGACCGGAAGGTGTCTTCAGAACAAACTAAGGACAAGAAAGAAAAAGCTTCACAGGACAAGCATGCTGACCGGGATAAAGATGTCCTTGAGGTGAAGAAGGAGGAAAGGAAACCTGAGAAAGTTAAACCTGAGAAAACATGGTACAAGATAGCAGACATTTTCACAGATGAAAGTGAGGATGAAGAAGACAATTACAATGGGGGTGTGGCCAAGTTAAGTGATTCCCTTGGGTTGTCCGATTCTCACAGGAAAGACTCCACATCTGACAGGGATGAGCTTGATCACTTCCAAACGGAAAAACCCAGAAAATATTCTGCTGAGGCCAAACACACATCagaaaaacagaaagaaaaaGACCACAAGAAAAAAGACAAGACCACATTTGAtatggggaaagagaggaagggttcCTTGGAGAAACACAAGAAAGATAAGGATTCTGTTGATGCAAAACACAAGGAACGCAAAGACAGAATGTCTGTGGACTCAAACCAAGAGAAGAAAAACAAGCAGAAGCTGCTGGACAAGAGGGACGCCAATGAGGAAAAGACCAAGAGTAAATATAAAGACAAGCAAGATCATGTTAACGACAGAAAGCCCTCAAAGGGGAGTGGGGAAAATGAAAAGTCGCTCTTGGAGAAGCTGGAGGAAGAGGCCATGAATGACTACAAGGATGACTCCAATGACAAGAACAGTGAGTTATCCTCAGACAGCTTCACTGATCAGGGTCATGAGCCAGTGCTCAGCAGCTACTATGATTCCTCCAACATCAGCCTTCCAGACATTACTGATGAGAGACGAGACTCACTCTCCATATCTAATCCTCAAGACAagttcagagagaaagagaggcaccGGCATTCATCTTCATCGTCGTCCAAAAAGAGTCACGACAAGGAGAAGGACAAAGTCAAGAAGGAAAAGGGGGATAAACAAGACAAGATCGAGGAAATAAGAGAATCCTATGGACGCAGAGAAAGTCTGCCCTTCGAGAAAGAGCCTATGCCATTAGAAGCGGACCCTTACACATTTCCATTTGGGTCTAAGGGTGATAAAGATGAATTTGATAAGACATTGGAGTTTGAAAAGGAGATGTCTAAAAAAGCTGACAAAGACAAATTGAGTACTGTCATCAGTGATAAGATCAAGGACAAAAAGAAAAAAGAGAAACATAAGGAGAAAGTCAAAGAGGAGAAGCACAAGTACACGGATGGCTTTGGATCCCTTAAACACTCCAAGGAGGAGATTAAATGTGGAATGAAAGAGAGTCCTCAAATGACCAATTTGAAGGAAAGATCAAAGGAAGACAGTCCCAAATTTGAtgtgaaaaaagaaagaaatcgAGACTCTTTGGACAAAGACAGTAGGGCGGACCATGTTAAGTCCAAggttaaagaagaaaatgaaaaagtaaTTCAATCCAAAGACACAGCTCGCAAAGACAACCGTCCACGTTCAAAGCTTCTGGTGGATGGGGATCTCAGACTAACCAGCTTTGGGCAAATGTTAGGTTTAAAAGACCAGGAGATTGAAGAACGCCATAAGAAGCATAAGGAGAGGATGAAGCAGATGGAGAAACTAAGACACAGATCAGGGGATCCCAAACTTAGGGATAAAATGAAGTCCACTGAGGAAATAAAGAAAAATCGCAATGAACTATCATCCAAAAAATCTAATAGTTTAGAATCTGCATTGAAAGAGAAGAAGCTCAAAGATATTGGTCTCCCAGCCCAAATGATGTCTCCGGAAAGAAAGCCACAACCCATTGACCCTCAAAATTCTAAGGACTGGCTTGCAGGCCATCAGATGAAAGAAAATCTCCCTGCCTCACCTCGGCAAGATCAGAATAGACCAACGGGTGTTCCCACCCCCACATCTGTTATCTCTTGTCCCAGCTATGAGGAAATCATGCAGACGCCACGGACTCCATCCTGCAGTGCAGAGGACTACCCTGATATAATGTTTGATGGGTTAGATTGTCAGAACTCATCAGCCATGGCCATGTCTATGAATGCCTGCTCACCATCCTTCTTTGACAGGTACTCCAACTCATCACACACCTTCCAAGAAGGGACTTGTATAACTCCGGCTAAGAATCTCCAGTTGCCCCTTGTCAGTCGATCGGCTTCGTCTGATGTTAGAAGACCCCTGGAAGAGGAGTTCAAAGCTGAAGCTGGCAAGTTTCTACAACACATTTTGCCAGACGCCTCTGAGTTTGACTTGGCAGCCTCCCAGCCTCCAGAAAACAAGTCAGCATCAGTGGAGAGACTTGAATGTCTGTCTCCTCCTTACTTCTCACCTATTAGAATGCTGTCTCCCGGGCTGGAACTTGCCGAACCTGCACTAGATGGGGCCACCACAGCAATGGCTGGCACAGAGACCTGTGAACACCTACCTGAGAGTGTCTACAACAACTTCCTGATGAAGCCCTCAACCCCAGTCCACAGACCTGACCCCCAGGAGCCGTGTCTGGACATTGCTGCTCCACCCACCCCTGCACCTGCTGCTCTTCCTCCCCTGGATATTGATGACCTTTCTGAGCCTCATCAAAGTGAGCAGAGTCTTGTTCCCTCTGACCCAGTCAGTGGCAGTGAGTATCTGCCCCCtgttgtggaggaggaggaggaagaagactatgaagaggagggggaggaagaagaagaagaggaggaggaggaagaaggggatCTTGACGAACCAACAGATTCTGATCATCATGCTGCTGAGGAGACGAGGGACGTCTGCTCATTCTCTCCTCCAAGAGTTGAAGAGCCTTTGAGGAAAAGCTGGGCTGAATCTCCAGACAGAAGAGTTATAGAGGTGCATCAGTTGACTCCCCCACATCCACCACCCAACCAGGTGGAGAACTCCAGTGATCATACCATCAGCTGGAACTCTGAGATGATTTTGAAATCTCCTCAAAGGACTTATGGGGAAATAGAGGCAGCTGTCTCCAAGATAACCAGCCCCTTCTCGCATTCAGACAGTGATTTGCAGCACATTACTGCCATACCTGGCCATCCATCAGTGACCCCTCCATATGCTGCTTACAGGTCTTATGTGCCTGACCCTGACTTTGACGAGCAAAAAGAGGCTGTGGAGGACATTCCAATTTCTCCAGCAAGACCTGAAATGACACCCATGGAATTGGAACCAAACTACTTGACAACCACCTCATCCTCCACAAGGTTAGAGTCTTTCTTCACAGACTGCAAGCCAAACTTGGAGGATAATCACCAGATGGACTCAGAGCTTTCTTGTGCAGTACAAGTCGGCAGACAAAACTCCCATGGCTTTACTTCTGAGAGCCATATGCCTCTAGCAGTAAGCAACGAGCCAGTGGTGCCCTGGACAGACCCATTCTCAGCTACAGTGGATGAGCTGGATGATCTTGGCCCTTTCTCTCTACCtgacctcccttctctctccctcccgaccTCCCTGCCAGACAAGGAGATGCCAGAGCTTGACGTCAGAGATGCAGAGCCAGCCGACTACAAGCCTCCATCTGCTCATATAAGGCCTCCTGCTATTGAAACAATAGAGGGCGAAGAGCTTATGGAGGTTGACCTGCCTATCCTGGCCAAACCCTTGTGCCCTCCCGAAGTCCTAACACTCAATGATTCTTTGCATGATTTGGTTGTGCCCTCACCAAAACACAATTTCCAACCAGAATTTGAGTCTGAGCCTCAGAATGTCCCTGAAATTAACTTAGTGAAAACACAGATCTTCGAAAACAGAGCCACATATGAAGAGACTGATGACAGCGATGGAAACATGTTCTCAGCTGTTGATACAAACAATACCCAGCTTCACAAGCAGATGTCACTGACCGAGTCTTTATCAGTTGTAATTACTCCATGTATGGACTCCTTGACAACTGTTAAACCAGAACAAAGTGGGCAGGTATCAGATCCCTTTGTTGGGCCAACTTGCAGTCCTGTCCCCTCAGTTCCTCTGCCAGTTGCTGTCACGATTTCTGGAACAGTCCATGTTTCGGAGGCTCTTGAGACCACGTCTAAGCTCACGGTCACTCTGACAACGTTGTCAACTGACCTTCCCAAGAAGGTGGAGGAGTTCCCACCACAGAGGATGACCAGAAACAGGGCCCAGATGCTGGCAAAACAGGagaataccaccaccaccacaaaaaagccgagtagtagagtagtagcaGAGAGTACAACCACCAGCATTATACCTTCTAGCGTGATACCTCCATCTGTCCCTACCCCTGTCACCATGAGCATGGCTGTAACCACAACCACCCCTATCCCCACCCCTACCTTTGTCCCCTTTGTTGTTCTGGAGAAAGAAAAGGAACTTGTCACCACCATCTCCACCACAGCAGCCATTACCCCGACTCCTCCGCCGCCGCCTCCTGTAGTGGTCAGCAAAACTAAAGGGCGGCCTGTGGAGGAAGAGGAATCCCAGACGCAGCATCCACGCAAGAGGAAGTTCCCCAAACCGCAGGTTCAGCTGGTCAACACAGCCATGCAGCAGACCAGGGAGATGATTCAACAGACGCTGGCTGTCATTGTCAATGCCATCAAACTGGATGACATAGAACCCTACCACAGTGACCGCTCTAACCCTTACTTCGAATACCTGCAGATAAGGAAAAAAattgaggagaagaggaagatcttGTGCTACATCACACCACAGGCCCCTCAGTGCTACGCAGAGTATGTGACCTACACAGGCTCCTACCTGCTGGATGGCAAGCCTCTCAGCAAGCTGCACATCCCAGTG ATTGCTCCACCTCCATCGTTATCGGAGCCCCTGAAGGAGCTCTTTAGACAGCAGGAGACAGTGAGGGGGAAGCTGAGACTGCAGCACAGCATAGAGAGG GAAAAGCTTATTGTCTCATGTGAGCAAGAAGTACTGCGGGTCCATTGCAGAGCGGCAAGGACGATAGCCAATCAGGCCGTCCCATTCAGTGCCTGCACAATGTTACTGGACTCTGAGGTGTACAACATGCCAACAGAGAGTCAGGTGCGTCTGTGGGTGGTTAAAAAG GGTGATGAGAACAAGTCAGTGAGAGATCGCTTCAACGCTCGCCAGTTCATTTCCTGGATCCAAGACGTGGATGACAAATATGACCGCATGAAG acGTGTCTGTTAATGCGGCAGCAGCATGAGGCAGCTGCCCTGAACGCGGTGCAGAGGATGGAGTGGCAACTGAAGGTGCAGGAGCTGGACCCTGCTGTACACAAGTCTCTGTGCGTCAACGAGGTCCCCTCCTTCTACGTGCCAATGGTTGACGTCAACGATGACTTTGTGCTGTTGCCCGCGTGA